One region of Primulina tabacum isolate GXHZ01 chromosome 1, ASM2559414v2, whole genome shotgun sequence genomic DNA includes:
- the LOC142548454 gene encoding uncharacterized protein LOC142548454, which produces MTTQKQQTFDQKVPMPRPQNSGSINHVDSPFLSEERDEEMTRSALAAFRVKEEEIERRKNAVREKVEAHLGRVEEETKRLAEIREELEALTDPTRKEVAIIRKRIDLINRDLKPLGLSCQKKEKEYKEAIEAFNEKNREKGQLIGKLVELVTESEKFRLKKLEELSKSVNSLC; this is translated from the exons ATGACAACACAAAAACAACAGACATTTGATCAGAAGGTTCCGATGCCGCGTCCTCAGAACTCTGGTTCGATCAACCACGTTGACAGCCCTTTCTTAAGTGAAGAAAGAGATGAAGAGATGACAAGGTCGGCATTAGCCGCATTTCGTGTCAAGGAAGAAGAGATCGAGAGAAGGAAAAACGCAGTCAGGGAGAAAGTCGAGGCTCATTTAGGCCGTGTGGAGGAGGAAACGAAACGCTTGGCCGAAATTCGTGAA GAGCTTGAAGCTTTAACCGATCCGACAAGGAAGGAAGTTGCGATTATTCGCAAGAGGATCGACTTGATTAACCGAGATTTGAAGCCACTGGGACTTAGCTGCCAGAAGAAG GAAAAAGAATACAAAGAAGCCATTGAGGCGTTCAATGAGAAGAACAGAGAAAAGGGTCAGCTTATTGGCAAACTAGTTGAG TTGGTGACTGAAAGTGAAAAATTCAGATTGAAGAAATTGGAGGAGCTTAGCAAGAGCGTAAACTCCCTTTGCTGA
- the LOC142512559 gene encoding flavanone 7-O-glucoside 2''-O-beta-L-rhamnosyltransferase-like: protein MSGVQQYYKILMFPWLAHGHISPFTELAKRLIHRNFHVFLCSTPVNLEPFRKSMNEPSLKFVELHLSSTELPKKFHTTKNLPTHLMQTLKAAFDESKENFRNILKTFKPDILIYDFLQPWAPQVASEEGISSVVLLPCGAACFSFIAHYSIHPEMEFPFESLRFPETERENSEIIHAIINSAEIKERFLRCFEMSSASFILINSSNPIEATYISYLSELVKKEVVPVGFLIQEPVQKSDDSMFLDWLSKKNTKSVVYVSFGSEYFLTKNEIEEVALGLKISGVSFIWVVRFPVGEKMNLDEALPQGFRKRVGDRGMIVEGWAPQAKILRHSSVGWFLSHCGWNSILEAISCRVPVITMPMQLDQPMNSRLVAELGIGIEIRRDGKKYTRGEIARVIKKVVVGEVGKEMERNVDKLSNEVRGNCDVEMNAAVKRLVQLAQG, encoded by the coding sequence ATGTCGGGTGTGCAGCAATATTACAAAATCTTGATGTTTCCGTGGTTAGCTCACGGCCATATATCCCCCTTCACGGAACTGGCCAAGAGGCTCATTCACAGaaattttcatgtatttttatGTTCAACTCCGGTGAATTTGGAGCCATTCAGAAAGTCCATGAACGAGCCTTCGTTAAAATTCGTGGAACTTCACCTTTCTTCCACTGAATTACCCAAAAAATTCCACACTACCAAGAACCTGCCAACCCATTTGATGCAAACTCTCAAAGCTGCATTCGATGAATCTAAAGAGAATTTTCGAAACATTCTTAAAACCTTCAAACCGGACATTTTAATCTATGATTTCTTGCAGCCATGGGCGCCACAGGTGGCGTCGGAAGAGGGAATAAGTTCCGTTGTTCTCCTCCCTTGTGGTGCAGCTTGCTTTTCTTTCATAGCCCACTACTCCATTCATCCCGAGATGGAGTTTCCTTTTGAGTCACTCAGATTTCCAGAGACAGAGCGAGAGAATTCTGAGATTATACATGCTATTATAAATAGTGCTGAGATTAAGGAGAGATTCCTGAGATGCTTCGAAATGTCATCGGCTTCTTTTATACTGATAAACTCTTCGAATCCGATTGAAGCTACTTATATTAGTTACTTGTCTGAATTAGTGAAAAAAGAGGTTGTCCCAGTTGGGTTTCTTATTCAAGAACCCGTTCAAAAATCCGACGATTCTATGTTCTTGGATTGGCTAAGTAAGAAAAATACCAAGTCCGTGGTGTATGTATCTTTCGGAAGTGAGTATTTTCTAACCAAAAATGAGATAGAAGAGGTTGCTTTAGGGTTAAAAATCAGTGGGGTGTCTTTTATTTGGGTTGTTAGGTTTCCCGTGGGAGAAAAAATGAATCTAGATGAGGCGTTGCCGCAGGGGTTTCGGAAGAGGGTTGGAGATAGAGGCATGATAGTTGAAGGGTGGGCGCCACAAGCTAAAATTTTGAGGCATTCGAGTGTCGGATGGTTCTTGAGTCACTGTGGTTGGAATTCGATTCTGGAGGCAATATCGTGTCGAGTACCTGTTATTACGATGCCGATGCAACTTGATCAGCCGATGAATTCGAGGTTGGTTGCCGAACTTGGGATTGGGATTGAGATTCGGAGAGATGGGAAGAAGTATACTAGAGGAGAGATCGCGAGGGTGATAAAAAAAGTGGTGGTGGGAGAAGTTGGAAAAGAGATGGAGAGGAATGTGGATAAGTTGAGTAACGAGGTTAGAGGGAATTGTGATGTTGAAATGAATGCAGCCGTAAAAAGGCTTGTGCAGCTTGCACAAGGTTGA